A single genomic interval of Helianthus annuus cultivar XRQ/B chromosome 6, HanXRQr2.0-SUNRISE, whole genome shotgun sequence harbors:
- the LOC110893600 gene encoding uncharacterized protein At4g15970 yields the protein MPLQTTNHGMGSETPTNMATSGHHRKKSPPPSPPPEFSHHRRPHSDRFKSRIRTPEAVIIFAMVAITCLLLYHSVPYDSFAATKQLPNSKVGELKSILKEAATSSKTIIITAVNHAWAEPNFIFDLFLESFKFGNETRIFLKHLVVIALDQKAYTRCLKLHPYCYNLTTKGVDFSEEAYFMAPDYLKMVWRRIDFLHTVLQLGYNFILTDADIMWFRDPFPHFHDDGDFQLACDYYRGDPIDLNNLANTGFTYVKSNKKTTKFYKFWFDSRLTYPGLHDQDVFNKIKLDPFIRHIGLKIRFLDTTFFGGFCEPSRDFDKVCTMHANCCGGLENKVHDIRIMLQDWRNYTQMLGNQTAMVRPVSWTVPQLCKIVI from the exons ATGCCACTCCAAACTACCAACCACGGTATGGGTTCAGAGACTCCAACCAACATGGCGACCTCCGGCCATCATCGTAAGAAATCTCCACCGCCCTCGCCCCCACCGGAGTTCAGCCACCACCGCCGTCCCCATTCTGACCGCTTTAAATCCCGTATTCGAACTCCTGAAGCGGTGATCATCTTTGCTATGGTGGCCATTACATGCTTGCTTTTGTATCACTCGGTACCATATGATTCGTTTGCTGCCACCAAGCAACTCCCTAATTCA AAAGTTGGTGAACTGAAAAGCATACTGAAAGAAGCTGCAACTAGTAGCAAGACGATTATAATAACTGCAGTAAATCATGCTTGGGCGGAACCAAACTTTATTTTTGATCTTTTTCTTGAAAGCTTTAAATTCGGGAATGAAACCCGAATATTTCTAAAGCACTTAGTTGTCATTGCTCTAGACCAAAAGGCATACACTCGTTGCTTGAAGTTACATCCTTATTGTTACAATCTTACTACAAAGGGAGTTGATTTTTCTGAAGAGGCTTATTTTATGGCACCCGACTATTTGAAAATGGTGTGGAGAAGAATCGATTTTCTACATACTGTTCTACAACTAGGATATAACTTTATCCTCACG GATGCAGACATAATGTGGTTTAGGGATCCATTTCCACACTTCCATGACGATGGTGATTTCCAACTTGCTTGTGATTACTATAGAGGGGACCCAATTGACCTAAATAATTTGGCAAATACTGGTTTTACTTATGTAAAGTCAAACAAAAAGACAACCAAATTTTACAAATTTTGGTTCGATTCAAGATTAACTTATCCGGGCTTACATGACCAAGATGTGTTCAATAAGATCAAGCTTGACCCGTTCATTCGTCATATCGGCCTAAAAATCCGGTTTCTCGATACAACTTTCTTTGGTGGATTCTGTGAGCCAAGTAGGGATTTTGACAAGGTGTGCACCATGCATGCAAATTGTTGTGGTGGGTTAGAAAATAAGGTTCATGATATTAGAATTATGCTTCAAGATTGGCGAAACTATACGCAGATGCTCGGGAATCAAACTGCCATGGTTAGACCAGTTTCTTGGACGGTTCCCCAATTATGCAAAATAGTAATCTAG